In Paenibacillus algicola, a genomic segment contains:
- the addB gene encoding helicase-exonuclease AddAB subunit AddB → MSVRFLIGRSGSGKSTRMRKEIASRLAEAPQGNPLILLVPEQGSFDAEHALVTAPGVRGSLRAQVLSFRRLAYRVMQETGGAAKVVIGEEGKRMLLYKIIQRRKDELNLFGASGEQLGFVGKLSQLYTEMKRYCVDASCVQEQLEQMASTSTSPPLLRRKLEDILAVYRDFEQEMAPLYKDDEDTLAALADCVRESSYIRDADLWIDGFNGFTPQEYIVLRELMNHARSVTIALTLDKPYPEGMTPHELDLFHPTAVTYSKLRGAAGEAGLDVEHTVLDAEQLPRFKDSPALAHLERGFDRRLKWSGSSPPEGIKLYAAGNRRAEVEGALREMLRLARQGARYREMAVLTRNPGDYQFLIGPLFRDYGIPYFLDQKRNELHHPLVEFIRSALEVAVRRWRYEDVFRCIKTDLLLPLDGSLSREDMDRLENHVLASGIHGTRWTDGKPWRGMPSLSLEDEGRSHREEGLQLIEQCRLAVTVPLQAFDKRLKQGATAKDKCTAVFRLLEEAMIPEKLELMSRAALNEGRPEAAREHRQVWSAVLEVLDQIVEMMGGERFSAEAFAGILDTGLSELELALVPPALDQVLVGTMDRTRTGDVKYVFLLGVNDGVIPAQFQDDGILSEQERVTLEASGMELAPNISRRLLDERFVIYSALTTASRQLWISYPSADQEGKTLLPSELIRHIKGMFPLKEAVLPLRPHGGMSSQEQSDFVAGEMRSLAFLTARLRDWKHGEPLPPLWWEVYNWYARSPAWRSQLDQQLSSLSYRNETAQLEAETSRRLYGSRIRSSVSRMERFVACPFSHFASHGLKLAERQTYRLQAPDIGQLFHAALSDMASRFREQKRSWGDLSPEECLREAEATVDRLAPKLQGEILLSSKRYGYISRKLKSIVGRASIILGEQSRRGSFEPVGLELDFGPGKDIPPLRFELPGGVEMEIIGRIDRVDMARSENGLLLRVIDYKSSQKDLKLHEVYYGLSLQMLTYLDVLLTFAEDWLGESALPAGTLYFHVHDPVLQSPNGLTADQAAEELLKRFKMKGLLLADREAVSLMDAGLEKGHSSIIPVAVKADGSFYSSAAVADPEQWQSLLRTVRQNIVSIGSRITGGEVKIEPYRIQQETACTYCSYRPVCQFDESMEGNQYQLLKKPGKDQIWEWLGHEKGADAQ, encoded by the coding sequence GTGTCAGTTCGTTTTTTGATCGGCCGTTCCGGGAGCGGCAAGAGCACCCGGATGAGAAAGGAAATAGCCAGCCGCCTTGCTGAAGCTCCGCAGGGCAACCCCTTGATTCTGCTCGTGCCCGAGCAGGGCTCATTTGATGCAGAGCATGCGCTCGTGACTGCTCCGGGCGTTCGGGGCTCGCTTCGGGCGCAGGTGCTTAGCTTCCGCCGCCTGGCGTATCGGGTCATGCAGGAAACTGGCGGAGCGGCGAAAGTGGTGATCGGTGAAGAGGGCAAACGCATGCTCTTGTACAAAATTATCCAAAGGCGCAAGGATGAGCTCAACCTGTTCGGCGCCTCCGGGGAGCAGCTCGGCTTTGTTGGCAAGCTCAGCCAGCTGTATACCGAGATGAAGCGCTACTGCGTAGATGCCTCCTGTGTGCAGGAGCAGCTGGAGCAGATGGCGTCCACAAGTACCAGCCCGCCGCTGCTAAGGCGCAAGCTGGAGGATATTTTGGCGGTGTATCGGGATTTCGAGCAAGAGATGGCTCCGCTGTACAAGGACGATGAGGATACGCTGGCTGCACTTGCAGACTGTGTCCGGGAATCCTCCTATATCCGGGACGCTGACCTGTGGATTGACGGCTTTAACGGATTTACTCCCCAGGAATATATTGTACTGCGGGAGCTGATGAACCATGCCCGCTCGGTGACCATCGCCTTGACGCTGGACAAGCCTTACCCGGAAGGAATGACTCCTCATGAGCTGGATCTGTTTCATCCGACGGCGGTAACGTACAGCAAGCTGCGGGGAGCGGCGGGCGAGGCAGGGCTGGACGTGGAGCATACGGTGCTGGACGCAGAGCAACTCCCCCGCTTCAAGGACAGCCCCGCGCTGGCGCATCTGGAACGGGGCTTTGACCGCAGGCTAAAGTGGAGCGGAAGCAGCCCGCCAGAGGGCATCAAGCTCTATGCTGCGGGGAACCGCCGGGCCGAAGTGGAAGGGGCGCTCCGGGAAATGCTCCGGCTTGCACGGCAAGGTGCCCGCTATCGGGAAATGGCTGTTCTGACCCGCAATCCGGGAGATTATCAATTTCTCATCGGTCCCTTGTTCCGTGATTACGGCATTCCTTATTTCCTGGATCAGAAGCGAAATGAGCTGCATCATCCGCTCGTAGAGTTTATCCGTTCCGCGCTGGAGGTTGCGGTGCGGCGATGGCGGTACGAGGATGTGTTCCGCTGCATAAAGACGGATTTGCTGCTGCCTTTGGATGGCAGCCTGTCACGCGAGGATATGGACCGGCTGGAGAATCACGTTCTGGCCAGCGGTATTCATGGCACGCGGTGGACGGACGGAAAGCCGTGGCGAGGCATGCCGAGCCTTTCGTTGGAGGATGAAGGACGGTCGCACCGGGAGGAAGGTCTGCAGCTCATTGAGCAGTGCCGATTGGCCGTTACCGTTCCTCTGCAAGCTTTTGACAAGAGGCTGAAGCAGGGCGCCACCGCGAAGGACAAATGTACAGCGGTATTCCGCCTGCTGGAGGAGGCCATGATTCCCGAGAAGCTGGAGCTGATGAGCCGCGCCGCACTGAATGAGGGAAGGCCGGAAGCTGCCCGGGAGCATCGCCAGGTATGGAGCGCAGTGCTGGAGGTGCTGGATCAGATTGTGGAGATGATGGGGGGCGAAAGATTTAGCGCCGAGGCCTTTGCCGGCATCCTGGATACCGGTCTGTCGGAGCTGGAGCTGGCCCTCGTGCCGCCGGCTTTAGATCAAGTGCTCGTGGGCACGATGGACCGGACGCGGACCGGAGATGTCAAATATGTGTTTCTGCTGGGTGTGAACGATGGTGTGATCCCGGCGCAGTTCCAGGATGACGGCATTTTGTCCGAGCAGGAGCGGGTGACGCTGGAGGCATCCGGGATGGAGCTTGCACCCAATATTTCACGCCGGCTGCTGGATGAGCGATTTGTTATTTACTCGGCGCTGACAACGGCCAGCCGGCAGCTGTGGATCAGCTATCCATCTGCTGATCAGGAAGGAAAGACCCTGCTGCCATCCGAGCTGATCCGGCATATCAAGGGCATGTTCCCATTGAAGGAGGCCGTGCTGCCGTTAAGACCGCATGGCGGAATGTCATCGCAGGAGCAGTCCGACTTCGTAGCAGGAGAGATGCGATCTCTTGCCTTCCTGACCGCACGGCTGCGGGACTGGAAACACGGGGAGCCGCTCCCGCCGCTCTGGTGGGAGGTATATAACTGGTATGCGAGAAGTCCGGCCTGGCGCAGCCAGCTGGACCAGCAGCTCTCCTCGCTCTCCTACAGGAATGAGACCGCCCAGCTAGAGGCCGAAACGAGCCGCAGACTGTATGGCAGCCGTATTCGTTCAAGCGTCTCCCGCATGGAGCGGTTTGTGGCTTGTCCATTTTCCCACTTTGCTTCTCACGGCTTGAAGCTTGCCGAGAGGCAGACATACCGACTTCAGGCGCCTGATATTGGCCAGCTCTTTCATGCGGCGCTCAGCGATATGGCTTCCCGGTTTCGGGAGCAGAAGCGAAGCTGGGGCGATCTGAGTCCGGAGGAATGTCTGCGGGAAGCAGAAGCGACCGTTGACCGTCTGGCACCGAAGCTGCAGGGCGAAATTCTGCTCAGCTCCAAGCGCTACGGCTATATTTCCCGAAAGCTGAAGAGCATTGTGGGGCGGGCCTCCATCATTCTGGGCGAGCAATCCAGACGGGGGAGCTTTGAACCGGTCGGGCTGGAGCTGGATTTCGGACCGGGCAAGGACATTCCTCCGCTTCGTTTTGAGCTGCCGGGAGGCGTCGAAATGGAAATTATTGGCCGAATTGACCGTGTCGATATGGCGCGCAGTGAGAACGGACTGCTGCTGCGGGTGATTGACTATAAATCCAGCCAGAAGGACCTGAAGCTGCACGAGGTGTATTACGGCCTTTCTCTGCAGATGCTCACCTACCTCGATGTTCTTCTTACTTTTGCCGAGGATTGGCTGGGTGAGAGCGCACTGCCCGCCGGGACACTGTATTTCCACGTCCATGATCCGGTTCTGCAGTCTCCCAACGGGCTGACTGCAGATCAGGCGGCCGAGGAGCTTTTGAAGCGTTTCAAGATGAAGGGGCTGCTGCTGGCTGACCGGGAGGCGGTCTCGCTCATGGATGCAGGACTGGAGAAGGGTCACTCCTCCATCATCCCGGTCGCCGTCAAAGCCGATGGAAGCTTCTATAGCAGCGCTGCTGTCGCGGATCCAGAGCAATGGCAAAGCCTGCTGAGGACAGTCCGGCAAAATATCGTCAGCATTGGCTCAAGGATTACAGGCGGCGAAGTGAAGATTGAGCCTTACCGGATTCAGCAGGAAACGGCTTGCACGTACTGCTCTTACCGGCCGGTTTGTCAGTTTGATGAAAGCATGGAAGGCAATCAATATCAGCTGCTGAAGAAGCCGGGCAAGGATCAAATCTGGGAATGGCTGGGCCATGAGAAGGGAGCAGATGCACAGTGA
- a CDS encoding reverse transcriptase/maturase family protein: MNSGEALYLLTKISSEKPDYVYKRLYRHFYNPDFYVRAYDLLHAKEDQVAGRGGNGAVPPRIEDINGIIERMRDESYQPQPVNRAGGANKNSKPEFLVTSSYADRLIVEICRLLLTAIYEPLFEDSSHGFRPNRSCHTALQEAKLHFKDAPWLIQGEIRGYCTDFSRHKLISLLQDKIDDAKFIRLIWKLLRAGYLEDWKHGRTYSGTPLGGALSSVLANIYWHPFDQWISSNPSPGPGRIHCIRYGDTFVTAVWGSKESCTALAAEMKAFISRELKLPGGVTQVAHASDGVCFLGHILRLKNGWNSQTGFKNAYSTDRGTIELYMPQDTVRRFVSKHKLVKNIDDKSWRMLHAPALLHRPDAQIVAWYNVRLLGLYHFYQMAVNVSTYLQQLSYVMEYSCLATLAHKYQSSTSRVKEKLKEGRSWGVPVQSRNGERRVLYFHRGGFPRTHSPYLAADPDLDPGWSDAAR, from the coding sequence ATGAATTCTGGCGAAGCTTTATACCTATTGACCAAAATATCCAGTGAAAAGCCTGACTATGTATATAAACGATTGTATCGTCATTTCTATAATCCCGATTTCTATGTGCGAGCCTATGATCTCCTTCATGCGAAGGAGGACCAGGTCGCAGGCCGCGGGGGTAACGGAGCTGTCCCGCCCCGCATAGAAGACATTAACGGGATCATCGAAAGAATGAGAGATGAATCGTATCAGCCGCAGCCGGTAAATCGAGCTGGGGGTGCCAACAAGAACAGCAAACCGGAGTTTCTAGTCACCTCTTCCTATGCGGACCGGCTGATTGTGGAAATTTGCAGGCTGCTGCTGACCGCAATATATGAGCCTCTATTTGAGGATTCCAGCCATGGCTTCAGACCGAACCGCAGCTGCCATACGGCACTGCAGGAAGCGAAGCTGCATTTTAAGGATGCACCGTGGCTCATTCAAGGGGAGATCCGGGGTTACTGCACAGACTTCTCCCGCCACAAGCTGATCTCGCTGCTGCAGGACAAAATCGACGATGCGAAGTTCATCCGGCTAATCTGGAAGCTATTGAGAGCCGGGTACCTGGAGGATTGGAAGCATGGCAGGACCTATAGCGGTACCCCGCTGGGCGGTGCGCTCAGCTCCGTGCTTGCCAATATTTATTGGCATCCGTTTGACCAATGGATCAGCTCCAATCCAAGCCCGGGTCCGGGCCGCATCCACTGCATCCGGTACGGGGATACCTTCGTCACTGCTGTGTGGGGCAGCAAGGAGTCCTGCACAGCGCTTGCAGCAGAGATGAAGGCGTTCATCTCCCGAGAGCTGAAGCTTCCAGGCGGAGTAACGCAGGTGGCTCATGCCTCGGACGGCGTTTGTTTTCTAGGGCATATTCTAAGGCTGAAGAATGGCTGGAACTCTCAAACAGGCTTCAAAAATGCATACAGCACAGACCGTGGAACCATAGAGCTTTATATGCCGCAGGATACCGTCCGGCGCTTTGTCTCCAAACACAAGCTGGTAAAGAATATAGACGATAAATCCTGGAGGATGCTTCATGCTCCAGCACTTCTTCATCGTCCGGACGCTCAGATTGTGGCATGGTACAATGTGCGATTGCTCGGGCTGTACCATTTTTACCAAATGGCGGTCAACGTGAGCACGTACCTGCAGCAGCTGAGCTATGTAATGGAGTATAGCTGCTTGGCGACATTGGCTCATAAATATCAGTCCAGCACCTCCCGGGTGAAGGAGAAGCTTAAAGAAGGAAGATCCTGGGGGGTCCCGGTTCAGAGCAGGAATGGGGAGAGAAGAGTCTTGTATTTTCATAGGGGAGGATTTCCCCGGACTCATTCACCATATCTTGCTGCTGACCCGGATCTGGACCCCGGCTGGTCTGATGCTGCGCGTTAA
- a CDS encoding 3'-5' exonuclease, with protein sequence MESRILGDKYVRFGGEFFETCFRDEIRREGLTYYRFRLAEPGLFLDKYKTYASVNEADEAELRQGARIDLARNFRSRMEVVDAVNMLFRQIMNESVAEIQYDSRAELVCGAAFPAVEKEAENAASPFGMHTPELLLIDRENADSSGSSIGLEDAAGSDAGEGMPAEESERQEMETAQLEARAIAVRIREMMGDTGKPLLVFDKVKKAMRPVEYGDIVILLRSASVWAPLMMEELVQEGIPASGEQNRGYFQAVEVEIMLSLLRVIDNPRQDIPLASVLRSPIVGLTEEELAQVRLFAAGSYYDALSAALEQATMEAAPGGTAGLAAGRWNLGLELSGTAEAAAGQSLSGAQPAEGVKPGPGQPAPQPELSAGLAAKLISFRDRLESWRLDARHGSLSDLIWRIYSETGYLDWLGGLPGGSQRQSNLTALYDRAVQYEQDTSSRGLFRFLTFISRMRDNGGDLGAGSKDEGQGNAVRFMTIHKSKGLEFPVVFVAGLSKNFNQQDLNAAFLMHKELGFGPKYVDGKLRVSYPTLPNLAIRRRSHLELLAEEMRVLYVALTRPKEKLILIGTVKKLLNKIKDWSQVDSVHGMLLPDYMLARGRSYMDWIGPAILRHPSAAILREAAELPETGHADLFPGADSWMITVKSDEYLMTGAPRHQSHAAEGPGSAEQERREGIEAALNRLEPVQDIPWESGQSPQEMREELYRRISWKYPYLAASGIAAKTSVTEMKKQLAMQEHPPREWAEEALQQEGSNGNQAGSFTLSLRRPKFMEDYKLTPTERGTVYHTVMQHVPLVAGLDSAAVEELLNQLTDKELITREQAEAVQPQDIVDMLASSAGEMLLQASQVWREMPFSYALPATEAYLLPDPASGPVKDALHVQELLQEECVLIQGVVDCLFRQDERLILLDYKTDKVLEQRGGIEALKEQYRFQLELYAKALEEILGEPIQEKWLYFFDAGQAVQL encoded by the coding sequence GTGGAGAGCCGTATACTTGGAGACAAGTACGTGCGGTTCGGAGGGGAGTTCTTTGAAACCTGTTTCCGAGATGAAATCAGGCGCGAGGGGCTTACCTACTATCGATTCCGGCTTGCAGAGCCGGGACTATTTCTGGATAAATACAAAACCTATGCTTCGGTAAACGAGGCGGATGAAGCTGAATTAAGACAGGGAGCCCGCATTGATCTGGCTCGAAATTTCCGCAGCCGGATGGAGGTTGTGGATGCAGTCAATATGCTGTTCAGGCAGATTATGAACGAATCGGTGGCGGAGATTCAATATGATTCCCGTGCCGAGCTCGTCTGTGGCGCTGCTTTTCCCGCAGTGGAAAAAGAAGCAGAGAATGCCGCGTCTCCCTTTGGGATGCATACGCCTGAGCTGCTCCTGATTGACAGGGAGAATGCGGACTCTTCGGGCTCCTCTATAGGATTAGAGGATGCTGCGGGGAGTGATGCCGGTGAAGGCATGCCTGCGGAAGAAAGTGAGCGTCAGGAGATGGAAACCGCGCAGCTGGAAGCGCGAGCCATCGCTGTGCGCATCCGGGAGATGATGGGAGACACCGGAAAGCCGCTGCTAGTATTTGACAAAGTGAAAAAAGCGATGAGACCTGTAGAGTACGGGGATATCGTCATTCTGCTCCGTTCTGCAAGCGTGTGGGCGCCGCTCATGATGGAGGAGCTGGTTCAGGAGGGCATCCCGGCTTCAGGAGAGCAGAATCGGGGGTATTTTCAGGCCGTCGAGGTCGAAATTATGCTGTCGCTGCTGCGGGTGATCGACAATCCCCGGCAGGATATACCGCTGGCTTCGGTGCTTCGCTCACCCATCGTAGGCTTGACAGAGGAAGAGCTGGCCCAGGTGCGACTCTTTGCAGCCGGCTCTTATTATGATGCGTTGAGCGCAGCCTTAGAGCAGGCGACGATGGAGGCAGCGCCGGGAGGCACAGCAGGGCTTGCGGCAGGGCGCTGGAATCTTGGGCTGGAGCTGTCCGGTACGGCTGAAGCGGCGGCTGGCCAGAGCTTGTCCGGTGCGCAGCCGGCGGAAGGCGTGAAGCCAGGTCCGGGACAACCGGCACCGCAGCCGGAGCTGTCGGCCGGACTCGCTGCCAAGCTGATCTCTTTCCGGGATCGGCTGGAAAGCTGGAGGCTGGATGCGCGGCATGGCAGCTTGAGTGATTTAATCTGGAGAATTTACAGTGAAACCGGGTATCTTGACTGGCTGGGAGGACTCCCGGGAGGAAGCCAGCGCCAGAGTAACCTGACGGCGCTCTATGACCGGGCGGTGCAGTATGAGCAGGATACCTCCTCCAGAGGGCTGTTCCGCTTTCTGACCTTTATTTCTCGGATGCGCGATAACGGCGGAGATTTAGGGGCTGGCAGCAAGGATGAAGGCCAGGGTAACGCAGTTCGATTCATGACCATTCATAAAAGCAAAGGGCTGGAGTTTCCGGTCGTTTTCGTGGCCGGGCTTTCCAAGAACTTTAATCAGCAGGATTTGAATGCCGCCTTCCTGATGCACAAGGAGCTGGGCTTCGGGCCGAAGTATGTGGATGGCAAGCTTCGGGTTTCATATCCTACGCTGCCTAATCTGGCCATCCGGCGCCGATCGCATTTAGAGCTGCTGGCTGAAGAGATGCGCGTGCTCTATGTGGCGCTGACGCGCCCGAAAGAGAAGCTCATACTGATCGGTACCGTGAAGAAGCTGCTGAACAAAATCAAGGACTGGTCTCAGGTGGACAGCGTCCATGGCATGCTTCTGCCGGATTATATGCTGGCCAGAGGCCGCAGCTACATGGATTGGATTGGACCTGCAATTCTTCGGCATCCGTCGGCAGCTATACTGAGGGAGGCGGCGGAGCTGCCGGAAACGGGGCATGCCGACCTGTTTCCAGGTGCTGACTCCTGGATGATCACCGTGAAATCGGATGAGTATCTTATGACCGGCGCACCCCGGCACCAGAGTCATGCAGCAGAGGGTCCGGGCAGTGCAGAGCAGGAGCGCCGGGAAGGGATTGAGGCGGCTCTGAACAGACTGGAGCCGGTACAGGACATTCCATGGGAGAGCGGCCAGAGTCCTCAAGAGATGAGAGAGGAGCTGTATCGCCGGATTAGCTGGAAGTATCCATATCTGGCGGCGTCCGGCATTGCCGCCAAAACGTCAGTAACCGAAATGAAGAAGCAGCTGGCGATGCAGGAGCATCCACCGCGGGAATGGGCGGAGGAAGCGCTGCAGCAGGAAGGCTCTAACGGAAATCAGGCCGGAAGCTTTACCTTAAGCTTGAGACGTCCTAAATTCATGGAGGATTACAAATTGACGCCTACCGAGCGGGGGACGGTGTACCATACTGTCATGCAGCATGTCCCGCTGGTAGCCGGACTGGATTCAGCTGCCGTGGAAGAGCTGCTGAATCAGCTCACAGACAAGGAGCTGATTACCCGGGAGCAGGCGGAGGCAGTTCAACCGCAGGATATTGTGGACATGCTTGCCTCTTCGGCAGGAGAAATGCTGCTTCAGGCCAGCCAGGTGTGGCGGGAGATGCCGTTTTCTTATGCGCTCCCCGCGACGGAGGCGTATCTGCTCCCGGATCCGGCATCAGGGCCTGTCAAGGATGCTCTTCACGTACAGGAGCTGCTTCAGGAAGAATGTGTCCTGATTCAAGGGGTTGTGGACTGCCTGTTCCGGCAGGATGAGCGTCTTATCCTGCTGGATTACAAAACAGACAAGGTCCTTGAGCAGCGGGGCGGGATCGAAGCTCTGAAGGAGCAGTACAGATTCCAGCTGGAGCTGTACGCCAAGGCGCTGGAGGAAATTCTGGGCGAACCGATTCAGGAGAAATGGCTGTACTTTTTTGATGCAGGACAGGCGGTTCAGCTCTAG
- a CDS encoding exonuclease SbcCD subunit D, which produces MRILHTGDWHLGRSLEGRSRLAEQEQFIDELVQLAKDQQADLILMAGDVYDSVNPPAAAEQLFYEAAARLSEGGRQLVAVAGNHDQPERVASVTPLVQRRGITLVGLPSAEPVQVQAARTGETAVIAALPYPSESRLNELLAIGGEEDELRRAYSERVGSLMRRMGSHFSPQTVNLAMSHIYVLGGLETDSERPIQVGGAYTVDPSALSTGACYTALGHLHRPQAVKGDGIIRYSGSPLAYSFSEAGQAKSVTLIEASPGGVPVVEELFLSCGRPLVRWKARGGLEEVYRWLDEERDPSAFIDLEVHLTEAMGLSDIQRLRKSREGIVHIRPVYPEMAALELEAARTSLPLPELFRKFYQRQTGGAEPDDSLVQLFLELVDEEEAPVTEVTE; this is translated from the coding sequence ATGCGGATACTGCATACCGGCGACTGGCATTTGGGCCGGTCGCTGGAGGGAAGAAGCCGGCTCGCAGAGCAGGAGCAGTTCATTGACGAGCTGGTGCAGCTCGCAAAGGACCAGCAGGCGGACCTGATTCTGATGGCGGGTGACGTCTACGATTCCGTGAACCCTCCGGCTGCAGCCGAGCAGCTGTTCTACGAAGCAGCGGCCCGGCTGAGTGAGGGAGGACGGCAGCTGGTTGCGGTTGCAGGGAACCACGATCAGCCGGAGCGGGTAGCTTCGGTAACGCCTCTGGTGCAGCGGAGAGGGATTACTTTAGTAGGGCTGCCAAGTGCTGAACCGGTTCAGGTTCAGGCTGCTCGTACCGGCGAAACGGCGGTCATCGCCGCCCTGCCTTATCCTTCGGAGTCCCGGCTGAACGAGCTGCTGGCGATCGGCGGGGAAGAGGATGAGCTGCGCCGAGCCTATAGTGAAAGGGTCGGCAGCCTCATGAGGAGAATGGGTAGTCATTTCTCGCCTCAGACGGTGAATTTGGCGATGAGCCATATCTACGTGCTGGGGGGGCTGGAGACGGACTCGGAGCGCCCTATTCAGGTGGGCGGCGCTTATACGGTTGATCCTTCCGCTTTGAGCACGGGTGCCTGTTATACGGCACTGGGTCACCTTCATCGTCCGCAGGCGGTCAAAGGAGATGGCATCATCCGATATAGCGGTTCTCCGCTCGCCTATAGCTTTTCGGAAGCCGGGCAGGCCAAATCGGTAACGCTGATCGAGGCGTCTCCCGGAGGGGTTCCGGTCGTAGAAGAGCTGTTTCTGAGCTGTGGCCGGCCGCTGGTCCGCTGGAAAGCCCGGGGCGGGCTGGAGGAGGTGTACCGCTGGCTGGATGAAGAACGGGATCCGTCCGCATTTATCGATCTGGAGGTCCACCTGACGGAAGCGATGGGACTCTCCGACATTCAACGGCTCCGCAAGAGCCGGGAGGGCATTGTGCATATTCGGCCTGTGTACCCGGAAATGGCGGCGCTGGAACTGGAGGCTGCACGGACCAGCCTGCCGCTGCCGGAGCTGTTCCGTAAATTTTATCAAAGGCAGACCGGTGGTGCCGAGCCTGATGACAGCTTGGTTCAGCTGTTTCTGGAGCTGGTCGATGAGGAAGAAGCCCCCGTGACGGAGGTGACGGAATGA